One stretch of Nomascus leucogenys isolate Asia chromosome 9, Asia_NLE_v1, whole genome shotgun sequence DNA includes these proteins:
- the RCHY1 gene encoding RING finger and CHY zinc finger domain-containing protein 1 isoform X3, translating to MNLQGRHKCIENVSRQNCPICLEDIHTSRVVAHVLPCGHLLHRTCYEEMLKEGYRCPLCMHSALDMTRYWRQLDDEVAQTPMPSEYQNMTVDILCNDCNGRSTVQFHILGMKCKICESYNTAQAGGRRISLDQQ from the exons ATGAATCTTCAAGGAAGACACAAG TGTATTGAAAATGTGTCCCGACAGAATTGTCCCATATGTTTGGAG GACATTCACACATCCCGTGTTGTTGCTCATGTCTTGCCATGTGGACATCTTTTACATAG aacGTGTTatgaagaaatgttaaaaga AGGCTACAGATGTCCATTATGTATGCACTCTGCTTTAGATATGACCAGGTATTGGAGACAGCTGGATGATGAAGTAGCACAGACTCCTATGCCATCAGAATATCAGAATATGACTGTGGAT ATTCTCTGCAATGACTGTAATGGACGATCCACTGTTCAGTTTCATATATTAGGCATGAAATGTAAGATTTGTGAATCCTATAATACTGCTCAAGCTGGAGGACGTAGAATTTCACTGGATCAGCAATGA